The DNA region CGGCAGGTTCGTCAACAACAAAGCCCTTGCAAAACTGTCATTGCCAAACCATTACAGTACTGTTAGGGGAGTATCTTTTTGCAGAAAATTTCGTTATATTATTCATCAGAAAGGAGTTGCGCCATGTTCGTTTTTGCAGTAGTGGTCGTTGTTCTACTGCTCGTCCTGGCGGGTGCGGATTTGTTCGTCGCCCAGTACAGCCCGGATGAACTCAGCAATATGGGAGTTCAAGAGCAATGACGGAAGACCACCCCATCCCTAGCCCGATGCGCTGTTCAAGTCGCGTCGGGCTTTTTTATTGATCGGTTTTCCCTACCGAACGGTAGGTTTCGATGGATTGCGATATAATACACAAGCCCGCCCGAGCGGATCGTCTCCTCGCCACAAGGAATTACAGCATGGAAATTCGACCTTTCTTTACAATGATCGAAAAAATGATCCAAGTGACGGACGGCATCGTCGTTATGGAAGATCACAATGGATTTCCGTTCAACGATTCCAATCTCTATCTGGTGGATACCCACGGAAATGTCGCTTGGAAGGCGGAAAAACCGGAGGCGAGGGCGCTGTATTCGAAGATCAAATTGAACGAAGACCGCACCCTGTCCACCTTTACCACGCACGGCTACCTGTGCGAGGTTGACCTGAAGGACGGCAAGATCATCAGCAAATCCAGGTTATAGAGAAAACATTCCGTGCTTCCTGAAAACCCCTCCCTTATTTTTGTCATCGTATTTTTACTTTTTAGTTTGTTATTCTTTTCCAATACCTACAAATTGTGGTTCAAAACGGACCAGTACTATCAAGAACTTCGGGACAGCCTGACACGCGAGCCTTCGGTCTATCCATTTCGTGAGTTCTTTCTAAAACGGCTGGAAAACCGCAAGCGCTGGGAAGTGGAGCAGAAGATCTTCAGCCTGCTCGGCGTCGCGGCGGTTTTCATTGCGGATGTGTTGGTGGTGGCAGCATATTTGGGATAATTTTGATTTCCTATTACCGTTGGAGAAGAAATGGGTGAAGTTAACTGGATTGCATCATTATTAATTGGCGTGATAATCTCTATTCCAATAGGAATTTTGACAAATATTCTGACACCAATTATTCAAGACAAAATTGAAAAAGCAACTCTATCCACTCAAACAAAAAAATTAGAAAGACTAAGGCGAGAATTTAACACGGTACAAGAATTGCATGAAACTCCAAATCTTTTTTTGACTACGCTTGCGAAAAACCTAATTTCTGCACTAAGAACAATATTATTGAGTATTGCAATTATCTTTATCGTTCTTGGTTTTTTTATTCTAAATGAATATTTTGAAGTTAATATTCGGTCGCTAGTTGTGCTTATCGCTATTTATTTTTTAGTGGTGTTCGGTGAATATAATCAAGCAGGAAAGTTTACTGATACTATTCTTCGTTTGTTAAACTACGAAAAATATAAAGTGGATATTGCATCACAAATAAGCGAGTTGGAAAAAATAAATAAAGAAAATAAAAAATCACGGAGGAAACCTTGAAAATCATCGCATGTATCAAGCAAGTCCCCGACTCGGAAGCGAAAGTAAAAGCCGAGGGCGGGCAGGTCTCATGGGGGGACGCGCCGCTGGTCATCAACCCGTTCGACGAGTACGCCGTCGAAGGCGCGCTTCAGCAGAAGGAAGCCCTCAGCGGCACGGTCACTGCCCTGTGCATCGGACCCGAATCCGCGAAGGAGGCGCTCAAGCACGCGCTCGCCATGGGCGCGGATGAAGCCATCCTCGTCTCCGACCCGGCGCTCGAAAACCTCGACACCGCAGGCGCGGCAAAAGTGCTTGCAGCGGCGATCCAAAAGATCGGCGACGCCGATATGGTCATGTTCGGGCGGCAGACGCTCGACAACGGCGCAGGGTTGACCCCCGCGCAAACTGCCAGAGTCCTCGGGTATCCCATGCTTGGGTTGGTTGGCAGCATCAAGGTCGAAGGAAGCGCGGTCACGGTCGAAAGAGTGCTCGAAGAGGGCAGGCAGATCGTCAAGGCGAACCTTCCCGCCGTGTTCAGCCTCGTCCAAAGCATCGGCGAACCGCGCTACCCGTCGTTCATGGGCATCCGCAAAGCCTCGAAGGCGAACATCCCTGTCTGGTCGCTGGCTGACCTCGGCATCAGCGCGCCTGCGCCGGTCGTGACGCGCACCGAGTTGATGAACCCGCCCGTGCAGGAAACCGCCATCGAAATGATCACGGGTGAAACGCCCGCCGAGATCGCCGAAAAACTCGCCGACAAAATCATCGCGGAGAAAGTGCTATGAAAACCTTCGTTTATATCGACCACTTCAAAGGCGAAATCCAGCCCTCCTCGTGGGAGGCGTTGGGACTTGCAAAAACATTCGGCACAGCGGTTGCGCTGGTCTTCGGCGCCGGCGTGGATGACGTTGCGAAAGCTGCGCTGGAATATGGCGCGGATGAAGTCCTCGTTGCGGATGACGCCTCACTGGCGGATTACCGCGCTGAGACATATGCATCCACCCTCTCCGCGCTCGCTTCTTCCCAAAGCCCGGACCTGATCCTGTTCCCGACGACTGCCCGCACCCGTGAAATGGCGGCGATGGCAGCCGTGGATTTGAACACCGGCGTGCTGACCGATCTGATGGCGCTCGAAGCGAACGGCGATTCGTTCATTGCGACCCGCCCGATCTACGAAGGCAAAGTGCTGGAGAAGACCACCTGCTCCGCCAAGCCTGTGATGGCGACCATCCGCGGACGCGCTTTCCCGAAGCCTGAGCGTGAAGCAGGCAAAAGCGGAACGGTTACAAAGGTTGCCGCGGCTGGCGAAGCGAAATCCAGCGTGGAAGGTTACTCCGCCTCCGAAGGCGCGGTCAACCTCGGTGATGCGCCCGTCATCGTCTCCGGCGGACGCGGCGTCTCGAACAATCCGTCCCTCACTCCGCCTGATGGCATGGACGAAAAACAAGCGGAGATCTGGCGCGCCCAGCAAGGCTTTGCGCTGGTTACTGAACTCGCCCAACTACTCGGCGGCGCGGTCGGCGCAAGCCGCGCGGCGGTGGACGGCGGCTACATCACCTACGCCCACCAAGTCGGGCAGACCGGCAAGGTCGTCGCCCCTGACTTGTACATCGCCTGCGGCATCTCCGGCGCGATCCAGCATCTGGTCGGGATGCGCAATGCCAAATTGATCGTCGCCATCAACAAAGACGCCGACGCGCCCATCTTCAAACAAGCCCGTTACGGCGTGGTCGGCGACCTGTTCCAAATCGTCCCCGCACTGACGGAGGCAATGAAGAAGAAGCTGGGGAAGTAATTTGTAACGCATATGTGAACGGAAACTTCCGAAGTCAAAATGGCTTCGGAAGTCTTTTTATCCTTCTTGCAATATATCTTTGCTTTTATACTTTATAATCGCGTGAAATATTGCTCAAAATTTAGAAAGCACACATCAATGTGTACTGGGAGATCACTGTGAAACCTGTTTTAGAAAAAATTATTTATGCTTATATCTGTGTAAGCGTAATGCTTACCCTGACAGGAACACAACCTGTTTATGCTGCCAGTTTTACTGCCGCCACTGCCGCAGAATTGATTGCAGCCATCAACACTTCCAATTCCAATGGGCAGGATGACACGATTACTTTAACCAACGATATTGTTCTTACAGAAGAAAATGTTGATTTCGGCGGCGGCAATGGATTGCCTTTGGTTGCTGCAGATGGAGGAAAAAGCCTGACGATTGACGGCGCGGGTTATTCCATCTCCCGCTCGTCGGTTGGCGGTA from Anaerolineales bacterium includes:
- a CDS encoding electron transfer flavoprotein subunit beta/FixA family protein, producing the protein MKIIACIKQVPDSEAKVKAEGGQVSWGDAPLVINPFDEYAVEGALQQKEALSGTVTALCIGPESAKEALKHALAMGADEAILVSDPALENLDTAGAAKVLAAAIQKIGDADMVMFGRQTLDNGAGLTPAQTARVLGYPMLGLVGSIKVEGSAVTVERVLEEGRQIVKANLPAVFSLVQSIGEPRYPSFMGIRKASKANIPVWSLADLGISAPAPVVTRTELMNPPVQETAIEMITGETPAEIAEKLADKIIAEKVL
- a CDS encoding electron transfer flavoprotein subunit alpha/FixB family protein yields the protein MKTFVYIDHFKGEIQPSSWEALGLAKTFGTAVALVFGAGVDDVAKAALEYGADEVLVADDASLADYRAETYASTLSALASSQSPDLILFPTTARTREMAAMAAVDLNTGVLTDLMALEANGDSFIATRPIYEGKVLEKTTCSAKPVMATIRGRAFPKPEREAGKSGTVTKVAAAGEAKSSVEGYSASEGAVNLGDAPVIVSGGRGVSNNPSLTPPDGMDEKQAEIWRAQQGFALVTELAQLLGGAVGASRAAVDGGYITYAHQVGQTGKVVAPDLYIACGISGAIQHLVGMRNAKLIVAINKDADAPIFKQARYGVVGDLFQIVPALTEAMKKKLGK